The Canis lupus familiaris isolate Mischka breed German Shepherd chromosome 7, alternate assembly UU_Cfam_GSD_1.0, whole genome shotgun sequence nucleotide sequence TTTGGGTGAATGTTAGGGAAGATTTGGGCAGCTGTTTTATGTGGCTACTCAAGGTGGTGTATGGTGATCAGGGGTTACTCATACAATCTTCTTGCACTAGAAAGAAGTGCTCCTCACTCTCACCCCACCCCATATAAAAGCTCAGCCAGTAGGACCATGATGCCTGGAGATAGCTCCCATCCACAGTGCTTTATATCTCTACTCTTTTGCTCAATTTGCTAGGTCCTAATCAATTAGGAAGAcctatttccatttattcattcaacaaatatatgaGAGCAGTTACTATAGACTATTGACCATTCTAGACACTGGGAATACAGTGATaactagatggatggatggatggatggatggatagatagatagatagatagatagatagatagatagatagatagatagatagatagataataggtagACAGATAAAAGATATCCTCTAGGAAACTTTCCCCACCACTCCCTCCAACACTAGGGTGGTGGTCCCATGCATTATTCCCATAGcacatcatttattcattagtttttTCCAATAACATGCTGAAAATCCTATATGTATATCTCTCGGCCAGTCTTCTCAACCATCCTTTTCAAGTCTGAGTGCTATCATGTGACTTCCCTTCTCAGAGCCCTTCAAAGGCTCCCTCGTTTAcccagagtaaaagccaaagtccttataATTTTCATCCCTAAGAGAGGATACCACATTGTAAACCCtgtcttctgtgtcttctcttaTGCAGTCATTGCAAGAACTGTAGGAAGGATGTAGTCAGATGAACAGTAGATGGTAGGTAGGCTGATTAATCTCACTGACAAGGAAacttttcattcagttttacATAGAAAAGCATCAAGTAAACTTTTCTGGATTCCCTAATCATTCTACATTTGGGAAGGAGGAAAGGTTTCACATGTGAAGGAAATTGTATGATTGTAGTTTTTAAGTTATTATaattgaattttatgaaataaaacactttccaaaggaaaaaaaatatctttttgcaAGTGCTTGGAAAACTGAAATGGTCATGGGGATTTTATAATTACCCTTGCTACAATTTTAAATGGTAATTTATTACTTTGAACTCTTCTGGGCTTTATAGAATACTCCAAAAACAACAACGAAAATTTCAATCCAAATACAGCTACATTTTGTATCTACATTCAGTGCACTAACTAAATCAGTGCTTGTAGGTAATACCCTTCTGAATAGTGTAAGAATCATTGACCTACAGGATGATGGAGTACATCCTATTGTCTTACACGCAAAGCCAATATGAAAATTCAGGACATTCTCCTTTCCATCTTGTGGttgccttgtgtgtgtgtgtgtgtgtgtgtgtgtgcacgcatatacacacacacatttttgaaGGTTATATAATTGATAATCACAGCTAACAAAGATAGTATGAAAACAATAACTGACTTGTTATGATCAAAGACTCAAATCAATACTCATAGTTTTATCCCAATAATACTCAGATAATTTACATGAGAAAATTTATTAATGTAATGCAGCACATTAACATCAAATGAATGATAACATGTAAGTaacccaaatatatataaaatgtgaaactTTAATTCAGAATGATGCATGGATGccatttttcattgttatattttCTCTGAAGAAACTTACTACAAAATATATGTTCAACATGGTCTGCTAAATTGTTTTGGCAGCTTACAAAAAATGTGCTCTCCTTGAGAGTATTCTAAAATGATCTAAACATCTAAAATGTTAAGATTCTTGTACATCCTCATTTGTAAATATGCTTTCAACATTTCTCCTCCATTTTAACAGGACCCCAAGTTCCACTTAACTGAGGAtcccaaggaagaaaaagaaaatcttcagctCAACTCAGAGAGCCCACCTGGGGTCTTAAGGCAGACCAGCCACTCACAAGGAGATCAAGCTTTGGGTAAGATCACAGGGCCACCAACAATTAAGCTGATTGAAAGACATCAAGGAACTAGGACTGTTTTTAAGAAGTTCAGAGAAATGAAGTGGCCATTGGACATTCACCCTTTAAACAAAAGTTTAGTCAAAGACAACAAATGGAAGGAAACAGATGTGGCCCAGGAGACACGCAGGTCTTTCCTTCAGGAGTTTTGCAAGAAATATGGTGGGGTGAGTCGTCCTCAATCACATCTTTTTCATATGGTATCCAGGATCTATGTGGAAGATAAACACAAAATCTTATATTGTGAAGTACCCAAGGCTGGCTGCTCCAACTGGAAGAGAATTCTGATGGTACTAAGTGGGTTGGCTTCCTCTGCATACAATATCTCCCATGATGCTGTTCACTACGGGAAGCATTTGAAAAAACTAGATAGCTTTGACTTAAAAGGGATATATACTCGTTTGAATACCTACACCAAAGCTGTTTTTGTTCGTGATCCCATGGAAAGATTAGTGTCGGCATTTAGGGACAAATTTGAACACCCCAATAGCTACTACCATCCGGTATTTGGGAAGGCAATTATAAAGAAATATCGGCCAAATGCCTGTGAAGAAGCATTAAATAATGGATCTGGAGTCAAATTCAAAGAGTTTGTCCACTATTTGCTGGATTCCCACCGTCCAGTAGGAATGGACATTCACTGGGAAAAGGTCAGCAAACTCTGCTATCCTTGTTTGATCAACTATGACTTTGTAGGGAAATTCGAAACTTTGGAAGAAGATGCCAATTACTTTTTACAGCTTGTTGGCGCTCCGAAAGAGCTGAAATTTCCAAACTTTAAGGATAGGCACTCTTCTGATGAAAGAACCAATGCTCAGGTTGTGAGACAATATTTAAAGGATCTGACTAGAACTGAGAGACAATTAATCTATGACTTTTATTACTTGGACTATTTGATGTTTAATTATACAACTCCATTTTTGTAGTTTGCATTCATTTTCTAAAACCCTGTATTTACTCCATGATGATGGCCTCAAATCAGCTAACTGTAATTTTACTACAACTCTCTGTATGAGAGAGAATTTGACTAAGTGCAGTTGTCTTGATTTAATGAAGATTTTTACCAAATAGTATGACACCAATTGGCACAAAGTTATAGGAAAATGTACAGTAAGAGACATGTAAACAACTTGACTTGCTctaaaatgtttgggaaatagCTGCTTTTGCATTATGGATTATATTATAGAAGCAATAACCTAGCCAGCTGCTACATTAGCTTCAACAGCCTCTTGCAATGATAGGAAAAGGGATCGAAAATAGCATGAGTATATGTCCACATCCTGGAATTTGTTGTCTAAAGTGCATGGATATATTTTTAGCAGTCTGTGACATACCACTCGAAACATTAGAGAGTTTTCTTACACCCTGGAAATCTTTCTATCGACTGCAATGATaaatcaattttgaaataatattttggaccTGGGCATTTAACTTTAGATTGGAAGGCATTATGTGATTTACAATATGAGAATATAGCAGAAAAACCAGCTGAGGCTATGGCTTTTTATATTCAACAGCCAATAAAAAATGCACAACATGCTAAGatcaaagcaacaaaaacaacattCCTCTTCCAGAAAAACTTAAGGGAATtgatcctgttttcttttgagccCTCTGTGCAGAGACAAAATGAACATAACCACTAAAGGTCTTCACTTCTGAAGCAGGCAGTTGAGAAGTTTAAGCCTCTTCAGATATAAATGTGCTCCTAATTCTGGTTTAATTGGGCAGGGGGGAAATTGTTTCAGGATGGAataatcatcaaaaacaaaagttgCCACTCTGAATATAGGCCTCAAACAATAACAAAgttttataagaatattatttgAATCAAAGCATCATGTGCATAGCTTTCTACGTGAAATGTACTCTAAGAATAGCTTTTGTTTCCAGTCTAATTACTAAGCTTGGGAATGACTTTTTAAGAACTCGTATACTACTTCAAATATAAGTTATATTCTAGAGAGTAAATAAAACAAGAGCccctagaaacatttttaataggCGCAtgcataaacaaattaaaatagtttctttttaagtttaaatatacTAACAGAGTCAGGTACCATTGCattcaaatattaaatcaaaGTTTTTGGAAACTAGGACCATGTGTCACTCCTATCAAAAATTGTAATGCACTTTGGAAATTTTTTCCAACGGACCCTAAATTTGAAGACATTTTGATGGGGAACTTATTTTAATTGGTTGACTATTACTTTGAGTTAAGAAAACCACATGTCTTTCAAAACTTGTTTAAACGCCACTCTCAAACATGTTCCTCTTCCCAAATGATCATCTCTTCTCGTCAGTAAATATTCAGTAACATCTCTCAGAAAAGTaggtattaatatttaaatattaatagaccAAGATAGTTACAGTTGTTcttatttcattctgattttcCATTTCATGGTTGAGTATTCATGAATTGCTTCACTCTACACGTGCCTGCCTTGTCCCATCTGTGTCTCCCAAAGAGTACATAACTACAGCAGGTTCCCAGATCATAAGTAGTAAACCTTCTAAACCAACCTTTTACTACTTTCCACTCCATTTACTCTTGCCTCTAGACCATACACTTAAGCTGTGCTCTCTGTTTTTAAGGAGTTTTACTCTAGTATAATCTAAATCGTGTCATTTAAATTTTGCTGTACCATGTAAAGTGAATTCCTTGTAACTTGGAGACattgaaattatctttttatagaggaagagagggaatagAAACTATGCCAAGAAGCCTGAAATTTTCTTCCTagactgaaacacacacacacacacacacacacacacacacaaactagtTTTAGATGGAATCTGCTATAAAGTATACAAGCAATTTTCTCAACACTATTCCTActtataaagaacaaaaaaaaaaaaaaaaaaaaccttttcatcactttggaagaaaaaaatggaaactagtGTCCTATCTCTCTCttattagcatttcttttttttttaattttatttatttattcatgagagacacacagagcgagaggcagacacaggcagagagagaagcaggctccatgcaagaagcctgatgtgagactcgatcctggatcccaggatcggtataccctgagccaaaggcagacgctcaaccgctgagcagacgctcaaccgctaagccaggtgtccctcttatTAGCATTTTTAATGAACTTGAGAGGATGgaatatatatgagatatatatatacacacaaaaataaacatgtatatacacaaacatgtatgtatatgtatgtacacccACACAAATATCTATAATGCTATTTGGCACTGGTGGGAGAGAAGAGGGCTGATGCTCTCTATTAAAGCTGTTCTATGCCTTTCactgtatattctttcctttgcACTGTGCCTGTGTAACCAGAGGTGGTCCTTCAGTCATTGTGTTCCTAAAAAACTCCAGTACCAGCAGCCTTGTGTGGCTGTGAGTTCCAGAGGCCACATGTTAAAAAGGTTTTagaagggacacctggtggctcagccggttaagcagccaactcttgattttggctcagatcatgacctcagggtcctgagatcaggcctcatagggggctccacactcagtggagggtctgcttgaagattctttctctccccctggcccatgctttctctctctctctctctctctctctctctctctctctctctctcaaataaataaattttttaagggggggggagatttatgaagaaagaatatgtttttttatatACCTACTCttcttttaaatgacttttgTTCATGGCAGGGCCAAAGAAGCCAGTCATCATCTTGGATTCTTTGTGATGTTAATTACCTTTTCCATTTATCATTTCTGAATTATTCTGCTTTGCAGACCAGCTCACATTCACTGTTGTCATTTCTCTCTGTGCACAAGCCCCAAGTGTGAGCATCACTGCTCTTTTGGACAGTCACAATTTCATGGATTTAGATTCCTAAAGGCAAGTGACCAAATCTAGACTCATCTTCCAGATGTCCAATGTTCACATTCTAACACTAGCATGCTTTAGGTATAATTATAAGTCCTCTAATTAAACCCTAAGGATCCTATTTGTTTTTATAGGCAGCAGTAACAACCCGGGCAGGCCCCTTCACTCTGTTATTCCCCTGTCTGGAATTACTAGTAGAGTAAAAGTTGACAATTAAATCCAAAATTACAGTTCGTTAACGTGGTAAACTATCTATGGATATGTGTGGTTGCTGTGATTGTGCCTGGGGAGCTGCCATAAACTTCATTGGAAATGCATGTACAGGACACCcaactttctaattttcttacACGTGTTTGGAAAGACCCATTAAGTCGATGGAAATGTGTGGCCACTTGCTAAATTCTCTAATTTCACAGTCTATAAAATATTATCTAGCAATTCAAGACCTACTTGGATATCATTTATaatcaggaagaggaaaaaatcttTTCCACTTTACTTATGaataattattcttcaaaaaagtATTATCTCCTAAAATATATAGTGTTTAGCtgaaaagaattttgaatatGAGTTCCCTTTGAAAAGATCACCAACGGAATTGGTAGGACTTGGAATTCATAGGCTGAGGCTACTTGGTCTCTCCAGGCATCTTTATTTAGCCTCTAGACTTTTCTGGAATATGGCAAAGCAGAAATTCTGTCCATGGCTAAGATCCCCAACGTGCTCTGAAATTTGAAAGATAGTTTCCCTTAGGCTCAATCACCTGAGGACCTTAGACCAAGGCTGACTCAGTTTAATCTTACCTCTAGGGCCACACCTCTTTAAATCTCAATCATAATCATTATATTAATACTCATGATCATAATCATAatcaaatgttcatttatttaatctctatagTCAATCTAGGATGCTATGTAAGCCcacgtgtgcgcacacacacatacacacactatgtaataaagaaaactaaagcagagTGATTAAAGAGTCACAGCTGGTGGGATGCCTAggcgctcagtcagttaagcagccaactcttggtttcagcccagctctgatctcagggtcatgagatggagccccatgtcaggctcctcactcagtgaggattctgcttgagtttctctctccttcttcctctgcaccttcccctcctcttccaccccccattctctctctcactgaaataaataaataactctttaaggagaaaaagagtcACAGCTGATAATTAGGGTCAGGAGCCAGGATGAATCCAATCAACAAACTCTTCTTGGTTTGAGAACAGCTACGGGCAAGAAATATATATTGGCATCTCGAAACTTTTTTGAtacaagtatatatgtatatatatatgtatatatacatgtgtgtatttatCTGATTATCACATTTCAAATCAGCTTATCCCTGTATTCCCGCTGAGTTAAACTGACAGATTCAAAGACTTTGTAAGAAATTAAGCTTTCattcccaccccctttttttaaaattccaacttGACCATGGAACacagtgtaagaaaaaaaaaaaaaaaaaagcacctggaACAAATTTagcataacaaaaacaaaaatatcattttgacAAGAAAGTCCAGACCGTGACACCAGTGGGCAAAGTCAAAGAGAATATAGTCCAAAGGGGGAGGACACTGGCCAACTTTCTCCAAATCAGCATTAAAGATGGTGATGGTTCATTAAGTCAACCCAAGAAAAAGCTCCCTAAATATTGCTAGGATGAAAGTGATTGTGTATAGTCTCTTTCTTGAGCTCCTGCCCCCAGTACTAGGTTAGTTGTTAGATAACCCTAAACTGACTCAGGAAggtcataaaaaagaagagaggggcaGGTGAACTCaaactaactgaaaaaaaaaaacatgataagtTAAGATAAACAAGTGCTTGGCTAGATGAGGGCAGACTTTTCCCAGGCCTTTGGGATAAGCCACATGAGGAAGGCCAGGTGTGGGGAGCTCAGCAAAAGGTTGTTGCCTCACATCATTTAGTTCCCAGAGTTGCCCGGTCACACATATCTTATCCACAAGAATCATATCCTTGCAGGCATATTCAAATCCTTTTAAGCAATCATTTTTCCCATCTCTAAACCTCTATTCAAGTCTTAACTCTATTTTGAAATACTCTCCTCTCTCACACCTAGACATTCATTCCATGTTAAGTCACCAAGGAATCTATTCAGCTTTGCAGTCTCATTACTTCATGAGCTCTCCGATcaacagaaaaaggcaaaatgattTTCCCCTAATGTGACATGTGTCAGATCCTTCTTTTACCAATAAATGCAGGCATTccttctcttacttttttttttttgcttcatctattcatttgttcatttgctaTATCCTCCTTCATATTCGCTTTGCACTGTTTCTAACAAAGTACTGTATGGAAAGAAAGAGTTCTTGATCAATATTTTTGATAACATAGTTTAAGGGTTCCCCTACAGCTTCTCTTAGTGTATAATATGCATATTATTGCCTTATGACTATATGATCAGTGGATCTGAAGAAAAGGCGCTAACGTAGGGTGATTGGGAGAAGTTATGGAAGCCACATGCCTTCTCTATACTAATAGTCACACCATAACTGAAAGTGTAGCTATTGTGGACAGAGAAATCTTTCACATTTCTAAGATGACATATTTGTTTATTAGGTTTGggaaggaaatattgaaaaaaatgcgTGATTCTGGTCAATAGGAAAGTCATTTACTGAACAGGGAACAGACACTGGAAAACTACGTACATTCATTTAGTGACACAAAGAGTATGTCTAATCCTTCccccaaaaaaagcaaaagttaggTATTATTCCACCCATCATTTTATGAGTGAAAATACCAAGGTCAGAGTGGTTTAATGGTGAGCCACAGAGCCAGCTTTCTGCCAAAGTCTCTCTGGCTATAAAGCTGAGACCACACACGGCAGCCTTCAGGCCAGATCTGGCCACAGATACGTTTGATTTGGCTTACAGtgcattttacttaatatttgaCTTAgttgtcaacattttaaaattggaactCTATAATCAATATTAGAGAATTTCTGTTTCCCTGCAATGTATGTGCTCACCTGAATACAGTCGGACAGAGTCAAGGTCAGCCCCTTTAGGGAAGCCAGAGACCCCTGTTGTTCATGTTAAACATGGCTACAACCAACTACAGAGGtgtagttggttgagcatttgtgATTTTATCACACACTAGGCATCATCTCTCATTCACCTTACCTGGCTGGCCCCGAAGCGCCCCACATTTTCATCCTCACTTTGAAGTGTGTGTTCTCCCAGAGGAAAAGCAATTCCTGAAAATTTTCTTTGACCACATTTGTGTTATGTGTTATTTGTGTTATTGTGTTAATCCAGGTTTCCTTATCCTCATTCAAAATGCTGCTTGAGCTTTGGTCTTATACCCAGTGGGATagccaaaaaatatttcattatttgagaAAATCTCTTCTAACCAACAACAAAGATATTGGGAGAAATCCAGTACCTTGTGTTGGCAACCTTCTGTCTTAGCCACTGGGTCCCCCTGGCAACAGCATTCCTTCCCATCCTCTTCAGCAGAGAGGAGTCATTCTCCCATGCTCTGGGAACCTCAGTGTCTAGGACAAAAAGTGATTCCCACTAATGCATCCAGACTGCTATTCCATAACTTTCTTCAAAAACACTTCGTGTTTTAAAGATGTACCCACCTTTGTCAACTCTGAAAATTACCTAATTCCCAGCTTGCCCTGAGGATTTCTCCATCTGGCTCATAACACACCTCTTCACTCCATTTCTGCTATTATCCTGGGTGACTTTCGCCACCCCATGCCATTTAACTACCTTTGCTTCTCAGGgctctgtcctcttcctccttccacatCAATGCTTAGATTGctggagaaaacagaaaccagGCCACAGAGAGTTAAAACCATCACTCTTGTCCCTAAAGAGCAGAAAACCTGTGGCAAACTATGTAGTACTTCATTTTACCCattcatttccttaaaatatttctaaagttcaGAAAAGCATTCTTCAAAAACATTATGAACTAAAATGTACGCAGAATACTAGTGTAACCACTGACTTTAAGGTGGCAATATTATTAGGATGACTGTAATTATCATTAGGCAAAAATAAACCCTGATTTGATTTATCCAGTGCTCAAATAATAGTGCATGGGCCACCATCATGTGTCAGAGTTATCcacatttttgttaaaaacagtcaagcgtctgccttcggctcaagtcatatctcagagtcttgggatcatgagccccatgtcaggctccctgctctgtagggagtctgtctgtctctctgcctctgcctctccccactcattctctctctctctctctctctctctctctctctaataaataaataaataaataaattcttctttaaaatatttttaaaaaaaataaaaacagattcctGTGCCTCACGCAACAggtactgaatcagaatctctgcaaAAGCCACTTGGAAATTTTCCTTATTTAACAATCTCCTGTGATGAATCCCATATACAAGGTTTGAGCaccactttgtgtgtgtgtgtgtgtgtgtgtgtgagagagagagagagagagagagagagagagagagttttttaGTGCCCATGGGTTATGGGTAATAATAAAGTCTGCTCCcttttttctgttactttgttAAAAAGTTAATGGCTCTCAGCTCCAAGAAGGGTCAGCGGCTGTTGGTACCGAAGTCCTCCATGGGATTTTGACCAGCGCCGAAGCAGAAACTTGGCATTTGAGGTCTGCCAACTGCAAGAAGTAGAGCTGAAATGATGAAGTGAGTTATGGGAACAGCACTGGTCACTGCCCAAACTTTTTGAAAGCTTCCAGGgtgaaatgaagaaatggaaactttCCTCTTTGAAACACAAAAGACAAATGTGAACTGAAGGCGATTTTGGCAACTCAACTTGACACTGAACAAAGTGAAGACAGTATGAGtttctccaataaaaaataaaaaagctgttTTCAAATTGATCTAAGATGATTGAAAGtggaaaatatttgctatttggaTTATTAGTTTGAAAGCAAGTGCCCCaggaaatattttgcaatttaacTTAAATGGTAAGAATGTACATTTTCTTGGACTTCATTAAAGAATTTgtctctcctctgcctttctattaggttgaaccatatgacATTGCCAACATTTGACCATCTCTGATGTAGGAACACAGCCCTTTCTTCAGTTATGCTAACAGCACCACTGGTACTTACCCAGTTCTAGCCCCATTAGCACTCACCTGGGCTATTAAATAGTGTCCAAAAAGAAGGGCCTCATCACCCTCATCATTTCTAAGGGGCATTAAGGACATTTGAGTAGTTAGgtagccatcaccaccatccatctctaggatgcttttcatcttgcaaaagtGAAACCCCAGACCCATGAGATAATAACCCCTGTGCCCCCTCCACcaacccctggcagccaccattctattttctgtctccatgaatttgacAACCCTAGGTCCCtcctagaagtggaatcatacagcatttgtccttctgtgactggcttacttcacttagcccTCTGTCCTCAgacttcatccatgttgtagtaggTGTCagaactttcttcctttctaagtcccaatgatattccattgtacacataaccCCTCCCTTCAATCAAATCTGCatgctttgaaaataaacttcCTACAGCATCATGCTGCTCCCAGCTTCTCATTGCTGGATTCAAGGACCATAACAATATAAACCTTACTCAATATCATCAGATAATTACATCAAACCCATTATTATCCAGCCCTCCCAAAATATATTAcattctttgaaaacattcttcctttcctccctcttttattctctttcacaaTGCCTAAAGTGcccatttcctcctctctttAACAACCTCCCCACAGGCCCTCTCCAACCTGCCCCTCACTCACCTCACCCTCACTCCCGCACATTTCCTCCATAAACATCCCTCACTCAGCTTTTTTCATCCACTCTCCTAGGAATCTCTCTTCCACCCTTCTTGCCTTAACTCCACCCATAGACTGATGGTCCCACATCTCTTTCTCCAGACTACACGTCTATTGTGGACTTTGACTCAGATTTGCAACTTCCTGACGGCCTTCTTCACCTTGCTAATCCATTGGCACTTCCAACTCAATGTAACTAAAGTTGAACTCATTATCTAACACAAAACCTGCTTTTTCCTTATCTAATGGCCTCACCATCCATCTACTCTGTATCCTACATCAGGAACCAAGGAGCC carries:
- the CHST9 gene encoding carbohydrate sulfotransferase 9 isoform X2; this translates as MQPSEMVMNPKQVFLSVLIFGVAGLLLFMYLQVWIEEQHTGRVEKKREQKATPGWEPVNYLQPASRIMTREKIQEQITDQDPKFHLTEDPKEEKENLQLNSESPPGVLRQTSHSQGDQALGKITGPPTIKLIERHQGTRTVFKKFREMKWPLDIHPLNKSLVKDNKWKETDVAQETRRSFLQEFCKKYGGVSRPQSHLFHMVSRIYVEDKHKILYCEVPKAGCSNWKRILMVLSGLASSAYNISHDAVHYGKHLKKLDSFDLKGIYTRLNTYTKAVFVRDPMERLVSAFRDKFEHPNSYYHPVFGKAIIKKYRPNACEEALNNGSGVKFKEFVHYLLDSHRPVGMDIHWEKVSKLCYPCLINYDFVGKFETLEEDANYFLQLVGAPKELKFPNFKDRHSSDERTNAQVVRQYLKDLTRTERQLIYDFYYLDYLMFNYTTPFL
- the CHST9 gene encoding carbohydrate sulfotransferase 9 isoform X1, coding for MVCIFNRFSNVAAAYKSKRVTSWNEHLIEQKIQSLWKNKSCGLQKRGEMQPSEMVMNPKQVFLSVLIFGVAGLLLFMYLQVWIEEQHTGRVEKKREQKATPGWEPVNYLQPASRIMTREKIQEQITDQDPKFHLTEDPKEEKENLQLNSESPPGVLRQTSHSQGDQALGKITGPPTIKLIERHQGTRTVFKKFREMKWPLDIHPLNKSLVKDNKWKETDVAQETRRSFLQEFCKKYGGVSRPQSHLFHMVSRIYVEDKHKILYCEVPKAGCSNWKRILMVLSGLASSAYNISHDAVHYGKHLKKLDSFDLKGIYTRLNTYTKAVFVRDPMERLVSAFRDKFEHPNSYYHPVFGKAIIKKYRPNACEEALNNGSGVKFKEFVHYLLDSHRPVGMDIHWEKVSKLCYPCLINYDFVGKFETLEEDANYFLQLVGAPKELKFPNFKDRHSSDERTNAQVVRQYLKDLTRTERQLIYDFYYLDYLMFNYTTPFL
- the CHST9 gene encoding carbohydrate sulfotransferase 9 isoform X3; its protein translation is MKFLASSYKAVTREKIQEQITDQDPKFHLTEDPKEEKENLQLNSESPPGVLRQTSHSQGDQALGKITGPPTIKLIERHQGTRTVFKKFREMKWPLDIHPLNKSLVKDNKWKETDVAQETRRSFLQEFCKKYGGVSRPQSHLFHMVSRIYVEDKHKILYCEVPKAGCSNWKRILMVLSGLASSAYNISHDAVHYGKHLKKLDSFDLKGIYTRLNTYTKAVFVRDPMERLVSAFRDKFEHPNSYYHPVFGKAIIKKYRPNACEEALNNGSGVKFKEFVHYLLDSHRPVGMDIHWEKVSKLCYPCLINYDFVGKFETLEEDANYFLQLVGAPKELKFPNFKDRHSSDERTNAQVVRQYLKDLTRTERQLIYDFYYLDYLMFNYTTPFL